CACCTTTTGCTGCCCCCTCTCAACCCACTTTATTAGCAGACTCCTCCACTACCTTTCCTTTATCTGCAGGTGGGTGCGGGAGTTTCTGAATGACGAAAACAAAGGCCTGGACGTGTTGGTGGATTACCTATCCTTTGCCCAGTGTTCTGTCATGTGAGTACCACGTGGGACCAGGGCAGGGGGACCAGTGAGGTAGGACACGGCCCCATTCTGCTTTGACTGGAACTGCCAGTAGTGAAGGTGGAATGGGAACCCCAGGCAACAGTGTGGGCACGGGCAGGTGGCCACGGGGCTGTCTGATGTCAGTGAAGAGTGCCAGGTGCCTGGAGCAGAAGGTGCGTTTTGGGGAGCAGAAGGCAAGTTGTGGAAGGGCAGCTCGGGACCCTAACCCAGAAGACCCAGACTCCATGCTGGGAGCTGCCCAAGGAGGTGTCCTGGCTTTTGGGAGAGAGGACCCCCGCAGGGTTCATTTACTTTGGGAGAGCTAGGTCTTCACAAAGCCACTTAGGTCTCCAGCTGTAAGGGGGTTTCTCTGTGTCACCCCAGAAGCAGTGAGCATGACCTTtgacagactgaaaatgaagcatTCAGGAGCCTTTTTCACGCAGGCGGGGGTTTGGAGGCAGCTGGAAGTGAGTTAACACAGAGGAAAAGGCAacgtgggctggggtggggagtggaaggAACGAGGGCTTTCAAGGCAAAGCCTGGCGTGGGTCTCTTCAGTCCTTTACCATCTGCGTGACCTCTGGAAAGATTGTTGAGGTCCTCTTACGTGAGAGGGGATCCATGTTCCAGGGTTGCTGTAAGCCTTAGATGATATTCTGCGTAAAGCAGTCTGTAGTATTTGGAACATAGGCTGTACTGTGGTAGCCACTGTCTATTTGTTAATTGTTGTTATTTAAGGTGgtgttctctggagaaggaaatggcgatccactccagtactcttgcctggaaaatcccatggatggaggagcctggtaggctaccatctacggggtcgcaaagagtcggacatgactgagcgacttcactttcactttccctaccATAATTACCTAAATGTATGGAGAGAGGGATTATGTTGATCATTCACAGCGTGGCCAACACATGCAGACCTGTACCCAAGGCTTACCAGAGCCCTCGGGTGACCATCATCCCAGTTTACCCGTGACTTTCCCCACATGACTTTCCCCAGTGTAAGCGCTGAAAGTCCCTCATCCTGGGGAACTCCTCAGTCCAGGGACTCCGCCCCAgtcatgactttcacttttcttgctGCCGTCCTTGCCCTGGGCCATTCTCCTTCCTCAGCAGGTTTTTCCCCTCACCTCCTTAAGAGTTCGGAACTATTGCCCCTCCTGGGTTTGGCCTTAGTCATTTTTACCAGGTCATCCTGTTAAAACCAAGAGTGACCCACtcccccttcccatccaggcagAAGTCAAGCCTCAGCATCCTTctatcccttaaaaaaaaaaaaacttactctttttatagaaagaaatgaaaaatatttgctgaagcgatttaaaaaaaataattcagagctTTTATAGTAAAAGATGTAGATCATTTTTCCAAATAAGCCTATCTTGTTTGGAAAGCAAATAAATTCCAGCTGCTTGAAACCAAAATACCCTAGAACCTTAGTATTGTAGTGTCCATGGCAGTACCTTtgactgtgtttttaaaagaaagactcAGGGCAGGCAGAGGGTAGGTAAGAGTGTGTGTTTTGGGAAGGGTTGAGAGGAGAAGAGTGAAGCCAAATAAAGTTTGAGTCAAGGCACTTATTTGTACACTGAACGTCCCAGAGTGCGGTTGGAGTGGGGAATACTATTTTCAATGGAGGGAGGGCACTGGGAAGTGGTTTCCCTGTCCTGGAGACTCCTCCGAGGTCTGCTTGAAAGCCCCGTCAGACATCTGACCGTCAGGATCCTGAAGTCTGCTCCTCCTTTCTTGGAAACATTCAGGCATCTGCAGATACTGCTTCCTATTTCAGAAAGCCTTGGCCTCTGTGACTTTGACCCTGGCGCTGTGCATATTTAAGGAGCCTGTTGGAAATGCTCGGTCTGTCCTGGGTGACCCTCTTCAGGGAAGAGGACAGGAAAGGGGAGTGGGGCTTGTTTCTCAGAGGGGGAGATCCAATGAGGGGACCTGCAAGGGAGAACGCCCTGTGGGTTCATCATCTTGAGCTGTCCTCTTTGCTCTGGCCACACTCCCAAACTGCTGATTGTAGAAGACAGCTGGTCCAAGAAGCAAAAAGTGACAAAGAAGCCGTCCCAACTCTCGTAGGGACTAAGGACCCCAGTTCACACCTCTGCCCGCCCCCAAGGGAACCTGCAGCGTGAGGAGCCTCTGAGCCAGGAAAACCTAGAAACCTCTAGAATCATGGAGATCCCAGCCATCAAAACTCAGTGCTGGGATGGGACTGTGGAGTTCCTCCTGAACATGGAGGCCTGTCCCTCTCTGGCTTCACCAGGACCCCCAGCCCCCCTCCActcagacctgcctcctgaacaTAATCCAGAACCACCCAGGCGCCCTCAGGGCATTGAGAGGCCTCTCCAGCAGCTGCTGTTGGCTGCCTAGTAGTACCTGCAGTTGCCCAGTTCCCCACCGCTTCTCTTCGGGCTGTCAAGGGGACCCATGGCTTCTCTGAGATGTCCTGTCTGTGGTTGGAGGTGCAGAAAGACTGCCAGCCCCTCGAGTCCCTTCAGGCCCATGGGAGGTGACTCCTGGAGTTGCTTGGCCAGTGGGGAGCAGCAGCTGGCCTCCCAGAATCCCCATCTCCTCAGATGCCCCTCCTGGGCATGGCCCATGCCGCCTCTGCCCTGCTCAGCACATCTGTGCCAGGGGCTCTCCCAGCCAGAGCTGGGTCTCTGCCGCCCGGTTCCGCTTTTTCTTCTGGCTGCCCTTGCTTCTCGTGGCCCTCAAGGTCTAACGGGCAGGGGTGGGCCCGCCAGGGGCTTGGCACTGAATTTCtcctgtgtgcgtgcatgtgtgtccTTTCCTGCTCCAGGTTTGACTTTGAGGCTCTGGAGAGTGGTGACGATGGTGCGTTTGACAAGCTCCGGTCCTGGAGCAGGTCTATCGAGGACCTGCAGCCACCCAGCGCCCTGTCAGCCCCCTTCACCAACAGCCTCGCTCGCTCTGCGCGCCAGTCTGTGCTCCGGTATGTGTGCTCTCGCTCTGCCCGCCTGCCTCCCACCCTCGCCCCCATCCGTGCAGGTCCTGGGTGACGGCGGTGAGTGCTCACGCGCCTCCCTTCACTCTTGCTTCCAGGCTCAGCTCTCTTGCCCTCTGCCTGCCAGTCTGTCTCTGGTCTGTCCTCTCTGTCCCTTGACTCTGCCCAGCGACCTGTCCTGGGTAAGTACATCCCCCTCGGCTGTGCCCACCCCCTCTGGGGTTGCAGCCCTCCCCTCTTGTCTCCCCCTCTCTGGGGGCCGCTCCGTTCCTCACTCTCACTCTGCTGTTCCTCCAGGCCCCTGGGCAGGGCTTGTCCTCATCCAGCTCGTTGGTCTTCACCGGCTGGTCCAGCACCTGCCTTCATGTGTGTTTCCCTCTGCTCCATCAGCTGCCCGGAGACCAGCCCCTACCAGCCTGCTGCTGCTCACCTTTCCCTCACTTCTCCCTTTAGGCCTTTTTTCCTCCAAGGCTGCAGTGTGTGCGTTGGTCTGCAGTAGCTGAAGAGCTGTCCTGCCCTGACGCAGGTGGATGGACTGGATGATTTCTCAGAGCCCCTTCACAGAGGGAGGCTTCCCTTTGGGCCCTGCGGCCCTTTCCATGATTTCTCTCAGCCATGCTTTTCTCCTTGTCTCCTTTGGGTCTTGCCCCTGACCCTGCTCATCATTCTAGTCATGCATGACCAGATAccatttgtgtttcctttttttcccatgaaACATCACTGGGGGCAAAGTCAGAGGTAGCCCCAGCCCTCTTGTAGCCTCTGGGGTCTGCTCTCTTTTCTAGGACCTAGAAATGGGGTAGGAGCCAAGATGCCCCGGCCCCAGGGCACGTGTAGAAGATGCAGTgactgggaggaggaggaaggagggctcAGATGGATGTCTCCTGGACCCATCCTGAGGTCTAGGAAGGCCTGCACACCTCCTGTTGTGTTTGGAGGAGCTCTGGGCTTAGGATGGTTTGGGCACTGGTTTTAAGGCTGGGGTCCTGGAGATTTACTGACAAAGACCTGCTCCAGGGAGGTGAAAACAGTGGAGCACCTGCCCCCTGCACCTTCTCTCTCGGGGCTGTTGGTGCAAGGGCCtccatccccctttcctcctgctgctgaGGGGCAGCCTGCTGTCTGGGTGAGGCTGCACGCCCCCAACCCTTCACCAGAAGCCCCCTCTCCCCCAGGTACAGCACTCTCCCTGGGCGCAGGGCCCTGAAGAACTCCCGCCTGGTGAGCCAGAAGGATGATGTCCACGTGTGTATCCTTTGTCTCAGAGCCATCATGAACTACCAGGTAAGGCAATAGCACTGGCCACGGGCGTTCTGCCCCTTCTACCTGGTCTCCCAACCAGGAGAGCTAGGAAGGCACCAGCTTGTAAAGGATGAGTTTGCAGGTGGGGCCACTGTCAGGGAGCTGCAGCTGGGGCCTGCCTTCCCCTCATCACCGTCTCCCCTCCTGTCCTCTCTCCATGCTGCAGTATGGATTCAACCTGGTCATGTCCCACCCTCACGCTGTCAATGAGATTGCGCTCAGTCTCAACAACAAGAATCCAAGGTGAGTTCttttcctcccctctctgcccAGGGCTCTGGAGATCAGGGCTCCACTTGTCCCTTTCTGGAAGTCCTGCCTGGTCTCGGGCCCCGTGGCCTAGGTCAGTGCCTCAGTTCGGCCCCCTCCCCTCTGCTGGAGGAGGAGTGCTCTGCTTCCCTCACAGCTTAGGGAGGGGAGCCAGCTTGTCTCCCCTGCCTTCTCTCCCAAGCTCGCACCTTCTCCTTCACCACGGAGGCTGTCTTTGTTCTCTCGAAAGGACTCTCACAGGTGTGCAAGTGAACTGTGTCATGGCCAGGGCAGGGGCGAgggtgttcatttttattttccacccCTTAGGACCAAAGCCCTTGTCTTAGAGCTCCTGGCAGCTGTGTGTTTGGTACGAGGAGGTCACGAAATCATTCTTGCTGCCTTTGACAATTTCAAAGAGGTCAGTGCCCtacattcatgtgtgtgtgtgtgcgtatgtgtgtttGGTGGGGAGGATATGGGAGCAAGGTAGGTAAGCACCCTTTCCTGTGATCTCACACATCCTGGGGATTTTAACAGCCCAGTGCTTTTAGCTAGGTGGTCTGCCCCTGCTTTTTTAAACCCAAAGCCAGTCTTCAGTCTTACTAGATCTTATGTTGGGGATGCCCCTGATTGGCCAGCAAAGGATGCCCTCATTGAGGGCTACAGTCGCACATTCCTAAACCACTGTGCAGAATGCCtgagttcagtccagtcgctcagtcgtgtccgactctttgcgactccatgaatcgcagcacgccaggccttcctctccatcaccaactcccagagttcactcagactcacgtccatcaagtcagtgatgccatccagccatctcatcctctgtcgtccccttctcctcctgcccccaatccctcccagcgtcagagtcttttccaatgagtcaactcttcacatgaggtggccaaagtactggagtttcagctttagcatcattccttccaaagaaatcccagggctgatctccttcagaataccTGAAGAGCCTAGTAATGGTTGGacccctgggaagcctggtgatcTGTGCTTTAACAGGCACCCTGGGTGGTTCAGAGGCGGTGAACACACTGGTCGTACCCAAGGCAGTTATACTTGTTgtgggaggagaagcaggggTTCTCCTGGGGGTGCTGTTGTTGGTGAAGGGAGAGGGACCTCCTACTTGGAATTCCCCAGCGCCAGGGCCTGGCTCTGAAACCCCCATCTGCTTGAACATAGGATTCCTCGACATCCAGCCGCAGCTGCTGGTcccacctcttcctcctctttggaCCTCTTCCCTAGCATCCATTGTTCAAGCCAGGAAGTGGCTCTTCCTCCTTGAAGCCAGAGGCTCAGCGGAGTCTCTGGACCCCTCTCAGCTCTGGGGCTTTCCTGCGCCCCAGCCTCTCTCCTGCATCCCTGTTAGGACCTCAGTGTCCCGCCTCAGCCTTGGCCTCCACCCGTCTTCCACCCCATTCCTTTCAATAACTCAGCACCCCAGACCCCTTTGTTTCTTCTTGGCCTACCCCCAGGGGCACCTAGAGCCCAGACTAAGGTCACACCTTTACTGAGCCCCTTCTGAGGCCCAGAGCAGATGTCAGGTCCCAGGCTTTCTTATGTCATGTCCCAAGTGGCCAGTTACATGAAGAGTTGTGGTTACACTCGGTCAGAACCAGTTCCTTTGCCGAATGCTCCTAGGAACCAGGGCTCGGGGAGTGCTAGGGTTCTGCAGGGGACAGATCCTGTCACTGAGAAAGTCTGTTTGTTCAGGTGTGCAAGGAGCTGCACCGCTTTGAGAAGCTGATGGAATATTTCCGGAATGAGGACAGCAACATCGACTTCATGGTGAGGAGCTGGGCTGGGTCAGGAGCTTGCCCAGCAGGGCCACCTACTCCTTGAGAGCTGGGCCAGGCTGACAGTGCGCTTTGGTGTTCTGTGTAGAAGCGCAAGTGGTTCTCTACTCAGTAACCGCTGCTTGTCCACTCACCCCAGAGGAAACTCCAGGACAAGGTCATCTTCCTGTCTTGGGTCTGGTTCCTTTCCCCCTTTCTGTGGCCTTACGGTCCCTGATTTGGATCCTTCCTGAGCTGCTTTCCCTTCCCCCAGCTTTTCCTCTGGCTTCACTTTTCCTCAGTCGAAGGTGTTCAGCTAGTAGGGTGGTCTCAAGAAATACctgctgagggacttccctggtgatccagtggttaagattctgcacttctgctgcagggggcacaggttctatcggggagctaagatcccacatgccaggtgatgtggccaaaaaataaaaatagaaggaagttaaaaaaaacaaacctgctgATGTGCAAAGGAAGTCCGAGCACGAATCTTCATTTATACTCATTTCTCATATAATTTGTCTTCATACACTGAATATTGTTTGACTTAAATTAAAATACTCTTATTGCTATTGTTCCTCAAAGACTTACCTATTTACTCACTCCTTTTGATCATCCCCCTGATGATGCTGGTTCTGCAGCCGCCTACCATCTCTGTCTCAGCTCTCTGACCCTCTGGGCTGCTCCTCCCCCAGGTGGCCTGCATGCAGTTTATCAACATCGTGGTGCACTCAGTGGAAGACATGAACTTCCGGGTCCATCTGCAATATGAGTTCACAAAGCTGGGGCTGGAGGAGTTCCTGCAGGTGAGCTGGGCCGGAGTCCTCACAGTGGGAGGCACTTCAGGACAGTTCAGGACAGAGGACCAGCTTAGCTGTGTCACAGCGGGTGTTTCTTTTCTAAGAGCCTAGTCATGGATGCTCCTGGCACCCCACCTGCCTTCTGTGGCCTGGGGTTCAGGCCTTCCCGCAGAGGGCTCAAGTCAGTCAGCTCCAGGGCCAAGAATAGGACACTGCTGCAGGAGGAACTCCCCGACTCCCAGCTCTGGGAAGGGGTCGTGGAGGGGATGAGGAGGCTCCCCCCACTGCTACTGTCTGCTCTTCCCCAGAAGTCACGGCACACAGAGAGCGAGAAGCTGCAGGTGCAGATCCAGGCGTACCTGGACAACGTGTTCGACGTGGGGGGTTTGTTGGAGGATGCCGAGACCAAGAATGTGGCCCTGGAGAAGGTGGAAGAGCTGGAGGAGCATGTGTCCCATGTATGTGGTCCTCTGTTGCTGCCAGGACCGCtgttgagggtggggagggaatggGGACATGGGAGTCCCAGGAATCCCAAGCCGactgagcccctgggaagcctcagAACCCAGCAGGGCCCTCCGGCGCGTGATTCGGCTGAGGCACGGGGCCATCCGTGGTGGAGTGAACACGCCACTAGTGCCCTCTGGACTGGATGTGAGGTGGCCTTGGGCTCCAGAGTTGGGTGTAGCCATTCGCCTAGTACTGTTTCCCGCGGCCTCAGATCCCAGGCCCGCAGGAGTCCGTAGGGAAGCCACTGGGCCAAGCTGCCTTTGGAGCCCTGGGTGGAGGGGTCGGGCTCGGGTGGGTCACTCGGGCTTAGGCTCCGCTGAGTGGCAGGCTTTAGGACTGGCCCCCAGACCTGCCCTTCTCATCCTGCAGCTCACAGAGAAGCTTCTGGACCTAGAGAATGAAAATATGATGCGTGTGGCGGAGCTAGAGAAGCAACTGCTGCAGCGGGAGAAGGAACTGGAGAGCATCAAGGTACCAGGTTACCTGGGGAAGGGGCCCCTGGGCGCTGGGGCCAGGGGATCTTGCTTTCCATCCTTGAGTCGTGTCAAATCCTCAAGAATCCAGATCTTGATTCACCCTTGGAGCATTCCACTGAGGGTGGGCCGATGATTTCATCCCAGGATCTAGCTGGAGAGGGAAGCTGGAACCAGAGTGGGCCAGATGCACACACAGAAAGGTGGAGACCCCTCTGAAGTCcccgcctcctcctccagcccgTCCCCTTGCTTCTCTCTCGCCGGCACCTCCACGTGCTTCCCCAGCCCTCCTTGGGGCTGTTTGTTAGGGTTTCCACCAGGCATCCCATACTAGAGGGCAATGCCTTCTCATATTTCAGTGTCTTCTCTGTCCCTCATTGAACTTTTGTAGTTAAAATCATGCCCCAACCTACCTGTTCTCCCACAGGAATACAGTTATGCCAGCTCTGTTGAGCCCAGCACATATCCACCAAGCCCCTGCTAAGAGTCTGAAGTGCTCTGTCGGGAGTATGGAGGACACAGAGGTGGCTAAGGCAGGGCCTCGTCCATAGGGGGCTTCCAGTTGAGCAGTTGTACAAACCAAATGGAACGAGAGCAGGCCTGAGGCACCAAGGGCTGAGAGCAGCCATAGCAGGCTGCTGGTGGGTCAATGAGCATCCATAAGGCAGCCTTCTACCCACATCTTGAGGGACCAGGGAAACTGGACTGGAGCACTGCAGGGTGCCGGCCAGGTGGTCGACTTTTCCACTCGCCTCTTGTTATGTTGCATCCCAGCTTCCCCCAGTCCCCACCTGGGTTTCTGCTGCTCTGCCTCTGAGCACCCTCCTGGAGACCCTGGTGTAGGAAGCCTCCCTCCCAGAGGCCTTCAGGTGCTCTTTTCCTAATAGTACCCTCTGCCCAATAGGAGACCTATGAGAACACGAGCCACCAGGTACACACCCTGCGGCGGCTcattaaagagaaagaggaggcctTCCAGCGCCGATGCCACTTGGAGCCCAGTGCCCGGGGCCTGGAGTCCGTGGGCAGCGAGGCTCTGGCCCGGGTGGGCTCTGCAGAGCTGAATGAGGGCATGCCCCACTCCGACCTGGACCTCCTCGCTCTGGCCCCACCCCCTGAGGAggccctgcctctgcctccacCGCCAGCTCCTCCCTtgcccccgcctcctcccccctTACCAGGTAAGCAGAACCCTTACCTGGTAAAAGCCAAGAGGTACAGCCTTATTGTGGGCCCATAGGGGATGTGTTGGAAGGATGTAAAATCAGATGGGAGAGGCTGAGGGAGGGCTGGAATCTGAGGGATGCTCAGGTTACTAGGGAAGGGATTCTAAGAGCAGGTGTGGATCTGTTTTAAGGAGCGTAAGATGCTGCTACTGATTCCTCTGAAGACATTCAAGGAGAGGGCTTAGACTAAAGCAGGAAAGCGTAGGTCAGAGACCAGCACCACCACCCCCGGGACCCCTGGGAGTCAGAGTTAGAACCCCTGGGAGCCGCTTGGGCAGGGAGTTCATGAAGCCTGCTCCCCTGAAAGTCTTTAAGGACAGGTAGGTGAGCAGAGGGGTCTCTTGGCCCTTGAGTTActgtgccatttcttcttcccccAGACAAGTGTCCCCCGGCCCCACCTCTCCCTGGCGCTGCCCCCTCTGTGGTGTTGACAGTAGGCCTGTCAGGTGAGTGTCCCGAGGGCTCTGGGCAGAGCTAGTGGGACCGAGGGAGTGTGTCCTTGGCTCCTGTCTCACTGATCCTCCTTCTAAATTAGCCATTCGCATTAAGAAACCTATCAAGACCAAGTTCCGGCTGCCTGTCTTCAACTGGACAGCCCTAAAACCCAACCAGATCAGCGGCACTGTCTTTAGCGAACTTGATGATGAGAAGATCTTGGAGGTAGCAGGGCCCGgggccctgagggatggggttgggggctAGGGACTAGGTTGTCCTTCAGGCTAGATCTCCTGGCCTTGGAGGAGCCCCCGGGCTCACCCTTGGGGCACCAGAGCTGAGCCAGTGCTGGTGTGCTGCCAGGAGCCCTCCTGAGGGTGAGACCACAGCACATTCCCTCTTGTGACTCCTGCCAGGACCTGGACCTGGACAAGTTTGAAGAACTGTTCAAGACAAAGGCCCAGGGCCCTGCCCTCGATCTCATCTGCTCTAAGAACAAGACAGCACAAAAGGCTGCCAGCAAGGTGACCCTGTTGGAAGCCAATCGTGCCAAGAACCTGGCCATCACCCTACGCAAGGCTGGCCGCTCAGCTGAGGAGATCTGCAGGGCCATCCACACGTGAGGCTCCCACTGAACTTTCCCTGGCCCCCTGCTGTTGGTAACCCACTTAGGATCTCCACCTGGGACCCCAGCCTTCCCTGGATTCCAGGGTATCGACAGAACTCCCTCAGTCATCCAGTGGCTTGGCCAGAACTTACTGCATCTGTGCTGTGTGCCAGACACCGTATGAGGTGCAGGGGAGTCAACCCAGACCTTCCCTCAGGGAGCTCGCAGTCCAGTAGGAACAGTCCAGTAACACTGGGTGGTAACCACCAAGATGATGGAGGTACAGGAGGCTTTGGGAGAACAGCGAGGGCCAGGTAACTGAGCTTGGTGATCAGGAAAGGCTTCCTCGAGGCGGCGATGTCTCACTTGCGACCTGaaggatgtatatgtatatgaagtGTAGGTTGGGGCCTGGAGGGAGAGGCATGGCGCCCTGGATACTGAAAATTGACTCTGGCTTTAGTGGAAGGAGGGGAGCCAAAGAGACAGAGCAGAGAGGTGAGCAGAAGTCTTGCAGGCTGGGCCTCCCAAAGCACATCTGGGAGCTGAAACTTCTTAGCTGCAGAGGGAAGGTATTGAAGGGTTCTTAAACAAGAATGGACTGTGCCCCTAGGACTTTGACTGGTGCTGAGTAACATCAGTACTGGAGTTACTGGAGGGGAGGCAGTGAGTCCTCTGCCTCTGGATGTGTGCTGCTCAAGACCCCGCCCTCCGTCCTTGTAGGAACTGTGGGCAAAGGCAAGACCCGAGGTGGTTCCTCCCTCCTACACAGGTTTGACCTCCAGACACTGCCCGTCGACTTCGTGGAGTGCCTGATGCGCTTCCTGCCCACGGAGGCGGAAGTGAAGCTGCTGCGGCAGTACGAGCGGGAGAGGCAGCCGCTGGAGGAACTGACGGCTGAGGACCGCTTCATGCTGCTCTTCAGCAAGGTGGAGCGGCTGACCCAGCGAATGGCTGGCATGGCCTTCCTGGGCAACTTCCAGGACAACCTGCAGATGCTCACGCCGGTACGGCTCTCCCCTGAATCCTGGTGGTCTGCGGCGCATCCCCCCAACTCCTGACCTGCTGGCCCCCTTCCCTGCTGGCCCTGCTCTGACATCATCCCGCCCTGGCACGGGATTACTTAGTTCTTCCTCTTGCCTTCCAGCAACTCAACGCTATCATTGCCGCCTCTGCCTCTGTCAAGTCTTCCCAGAAGCTGAAGCAGAtgttggaggtgggggaggtTGTGGATGTGGGTGTGGGTGGTCCCCAGGTCCTGGGTGGGGCTGGAGCTGTACAGAGAGGAGGGCCTGCCCTGAGTTCCTCTGGTGCACCTCTGGACAGATCATACTTGCGCTGGGGAACTACATGAACAGCAGCAAGCGGGGAGCTGTGTATGGCTTCAAGCTCCAGAGCCTGGATCTGGTAAGAGGGTAGGGGCGACACGGAGCCAGGGAGCTTGAGGGGCAGCAGCTGTGGAACCCAGGTGTTCAGACCTGTTGCATTGCCCTTTGCCCCCCTCGACCAGCTGCTGGACACCAAGTCCACTGACAGGAAGATGACCCTGCTTCATTTCATCGCCCTGACGGTGAAGGAGAAGTACCCAGACCTGGCTAACTTTTGGCATGAGCTGCACTTCGTGGAGAAAGCCGCTGCAGGTGAGAGCCCAGCCAGGCGAGCCCACCCTTGTGTCCAGCCCAGGACAATCCCCAGAAGCTATGAGGAGAAGAACGCTTGGGTGCCTTTCTGGCTTTTCTTTCTGATACTTCGAAGCTTTCCGCTGGGGCTATGGGCAGGGGCCACCCCAGAGAGAGCCTTCCTACAGGCCCCTCGCCCCACCCGGGTGCTATGGGAGCTGGTAGAGAAAGGCAGCCGCGGCTCTTCGACCCCACAGGCTGGCCCTGGAGCCTGCGTGTCTCTGTGATGTGTGTGAAGCCCCCCACAGACATAGGGTCGCGGTTATTTTTGTCCCCCTCATGAAACCGGGGCAGGCCTGGGGC
This region of Ovis canadensis isolate MfBH-ARS-UI-01 breed Bighorn chromosome 3, ARS-UI_OviCan_v2, whole genome shotgun sequence genomic DNA includes:
- the FMNL3 gene encoding formin-like protein 3 isoform X4, whose translation is MGNLESAEGGPGEPPSVSLLPPPGKMPMPEPCELEERFALVLSSMNLPPDKARLLRQYDNEKKWDLICDQERFQVKNPPHTYIQKLQSFLDPSVTRKKFRRRVQESTKVLRELEISLRTNHIGWVREFLNDENKGLDVLVDYLSFAQCSVMFDFEALESGDDGAFDKLRSWSRSIEDLQPPSALSAPFTNSLARSARQSVLRYSTLPGRRALKNSRLVSQKDDVHVCILCLRAIMNYQYGFNLVMSHPHAVNEIALSLNNKNPRTKALVLELLAAVCLVRGGHEIILAAFDNFKEVCKELHRFEKLMEYFRNEDSNIDFMVACMQFINIVVHSVEDMNFRVHLQYEFTKLGLEEFLQSRHTESEKLQVQIQAYLDNVFDVGGLLEDAETKNVALEKVEELEEHVSHLTEKLLDLENENMMRVAELEKQLLQREKELESIKETYENTSHQVHTLRRLIKEKEEAFQRRCHLEPSARGLESVGSEALARVGSAELNEGMPHSDLDLLALAPPPEEALPLPPPPAPPLPPPPPPLPDKCPPAPPLPGAAPSVVLTVGLSAIRIKKPIKTKFRLPVFNWTALKPNQISGTVFSELDDEKILEDLDLDKFEELFKTKAQGPALDLICSKNKTAQKAASKVTLLEANRAKNLAITLRKAGRSAEEICRAIHTFDLQTLPVDFVECLMRFLPTEAEVKLLRQYERERQPLEELTAEDRFMLLFSKVERLTQRMAGMAFLGNFQDNLQMLTPQLNAIIAASASVKSSQKLKQMLEIILALGNYMNSSKRGAVYGFKLQSLDLLLDTKSTDRKMTLLHFIALTVKEKYPDLANFWHELHFVEKAAAVSLENVLLDVKELGRGMELIRRECSIHDNSVLRNFLSTNEGKLDKLQRDAKTAEEAYNAVVRYFGESPKTTPPSVFFPVFVRFIRSYKEAEQENEARKKQEEVMREKQLAQEAKKLDAKTPSQRNKWQQQELIAELRRRQAKEHRPVYEGKDGTIEDIITGLHQQPLVVRPPARSAAPPAGPPRAPGPH
- the FMNL3 gene encoding formin-like protein 3 isoform X5, with amino-acid sequence MGNLESAEGGPGEPPSVSLLPPPGKMPMPEPCELEERFALVLSSMNLPPDKARLLRQYDNEKKWDLICDQERFQVKNPPHTYIQKLQSFLDPSVTRKKFRRRVQESTKVLRELEISLRTNHIGWVREFLNDENKGLDVLVDYLSFAQCSVMYSTLPGRRALKNSRLVSQKDDVHVCILCLRAIMNYQYGFNLVMSHPHAVNEIALSLNNKNPRTKALVLELLAAVCLVRGGHEIILAAFDNFKEVCKELHRFEKLMEYFRNEDSNIDFMVACMQFINIVVHSVEDMNFRVHLQYEFTKLGLEEFLQKSRHTESEKLQVQIQAYLDNVFDVGGLLEDAETKNVALEKVEELEEHVSHLTEKLLDLENENMMRVAELEKQLLQREKELESIKETYENTSHQVHTLRRLIKEKEEAFQRRCHLEPSARGLESVGSEALARVGSAELNEGMPHSDLDLLALAPPPEEALPLPPPPAPPLPPPPPPLPDKCPPAPPLPGAAPSVVLTVGLSAIRIKKPIKTKFRLPVFNWTALKPNQISGTVFSELDDEKILEDLDLDKFEELFKTKAQGPALDLICSKNKTAQKAASKVTLLEANRAKNLAITLRKAGRSAEEICRAIHTFDLQTLPVDFVECLMRFLPTEAEVKLLRQYERERQPLEELTAEDRFMLLFSKVERLTQRMAGMAFLGNFQDNLQMLTPQLNAIIAASASVKSSQKLKQMLEIILALGNYMNSSKRGAVYGFKLQSLDLLLDTKSTDRKMTLLHFIALTVKEKYPDLANFWHELHFVEKAAAVSLENVLLDVKELGRGMELIRRECSIHDNSVLRNFLSTNEGKLDKLQRDAKTAEEAYNAVVRYFGESPKTTPPSVFFPVFVRFIRSYKEAEQENEARKKQEEVMREKQLAQEAKKLDAKTPSQRNKWQQQELIAELRRRQAKEHRPVYEGKDGTIEDIITVLKSVPFTARTAKRGSRFFCDAAHHDESNC